The Amblyomma americanum isolate KBUSLIRL-KWMA chromosome 5, ASM5285725v1, whole genome shotgun sequence genome window below encodes:
- the LOC144135213 gene encoding putative serine carboxypeptidase CPVL — translation MKASSLWVCIVLAGSLQLSSGSTDPGPLFLTPLIEACNFTEAKNRSNVTLFKEAGINANAHSGYITVNKTANSNLFFLFIEAEDKPSTAPLMLWTQGGPGFSALFGMLLQNGPLAFQLPANLSKREHSIQKNVSVIYLDVPVGAGFSFTNDPSAYSKTLADITKDIVEFLRQFLQLFPEYQGREFYAAGDSYSARYSVALAQEMLMCPSDDVNLTFEGTIGGVGFLGPILDLADSSDFLYQASMLDTNGYAAFKLQFETMRNLTATGNISYYPLVIGMLATTLFASEPKTLFQNLTLYNSQASPLYTEMPLSMLAFFAFANTSDFKKVIHVGENTQFEFVNPNLLVSLAADFLVDIRETVQYVLNRTRVLLYTGQLDTLFPSPNLQNYFETLSWTHAHTYRAASRRTWKPYDRYYGAAAYLKSAKNFTSAVVLGMGHYGAFDKPLEVYHLMMEFINRNLSFAPI, via the exons ATGAAGGCATCAAGCCTCTGGGTGTGCATTGTTCTCGCGGGTAGCCTGCAGCTATCTTCAGG TTCCACAGATCCGGGACCTCTATTTCTAACGCCCTTGATTGAAGCATGCAACTTCACAGAAGCCAAAAATAGAAGCAATGTGACACTCTTCAAGGAAGCAGGAATTAACGCCAATGCTCACTCTGGCTACATAACTGTGAACAAGACAGCAAACAGCAACCTATTCTTCCTCTTCATAGAGGCAGAA GACAAACCCTCTACAGCCCCCCTGATGCTTTGGACACAGGGTGGTCCGGGTTTTTCAGCCCTGTTTGGTATGCTCCTCCAAAATGGCCCTTTGGCGTTCCAGCTGCCAGCGAATTTGTCAAAAAGGGAGCACTCGATTCAAAAGAACGTGAGCGTAATCTACCTTGATGTGCCGGTAGGGGCTGGATTCAGCTTCACCAACGACCCCTCGGCGTACTCGAAAACGCTTGCAGACATCACAAAAGATATCGTAGAATTCCTGAGACAATTCCTGCAGCTATTTCCTGAATATCAGGGGCGAGAGTTCTACGCCGCCGGAGACTCCTACTCAG CTCGCTACTCTGTTGCACTCGCCCAGGAGATGTTAATGTGCCCAAGTGACGACGTAAACTTGACGTTCGAAGGAACCATTGGTGGAGTTGGTTTTCTTGGACCAATCTTAGACTTAGCGGACTCCAGCGACTTCCTCTATCAAGCATCGATGCTCGATACGAATGGATACGCTGCCTTTAAGCTCCAGTTCGAGACAATGAGAAACCTCACCGCAACGGGCAACATTTCTTACTATCCCTTGGTGATAGGCATGTTAGCGACCACTTTATTTGCTTCTGAACCTAAAACCCTTTTTCAGAACCTAACTTTATATAATAGTCAGGCAAGTCCTCTGTACACCGAGATGCCGTTGTCTATGCTTGCCTTCTTTGCATTTGCAAACACGAGTGATTTCAAAAAAGTCATCCATGTAGGGGAGAACACCCAGTTTGAATTCGTTAACCCTAACCTGTTGGTCAGCCTTGCTGCAGATTTCTTGGTAGATATACGTGAAACTGTACAGTACGTGCTAAACCGGACAAGGGTGCTTTTGTACACTGGTCAACTCGATACCCTATTCCCGTCGCCCAACTTGCAGAACTATTTCGAAACGCTGAGTTGGACGCATGCACACACGTATCGCGCTGCCAGCCGCCGTACTTGGAAACCGTACGATCGCTACTACGGAGCGGCCGCTTACTTGAAATCAGCGAAGAACTTTACTTCAGCTGTTGTACTCGGCATGGGTCACTATGGCGCTTTTGACAAGCCACTTGAAGTGTACCACCTCATGATGGAGTTTATAAACCGAAACTTATCATTTGCTCCTATATGA